cacttgtactcccagctactcaggaggctgaggcaagagaatcgcttgaacccaggaggtggaggttgcagtgagccaagatagtgccattgcactccagcctgggcaagaagagggaaactgtctcagaaaacaaaacaaacaaaaaataatttcttgcttGGTGTGAGGACCCCTGCATATTTCCTATCAACAACATAGGAAGCTCCACTTCTGTTCTATCTCCTTCCGATTTTCCCATCTCTAATGGGAAGCTGATATTTGCAAATATCTGTGCCTATGTTTCCAGTCTCACCCATATGTACAATGAAGTTTCTTCCCAGTGGGAAGATATCACAAAATATTAGAATGCCAGATATTTACATTCTAGGAATGTAATGATAAAACTATTGATCGTCTAATTGTTAGCAAGAATAAGAAAAtcaagaacaatttttaaaaggtactCAAATGTCAACTTTATTGTTTCTATATAAACACCTTTTtgtactgaaaactgtaaaaataacaAAGTGTGCTGTGATTGCAATCCAAATTTTTGAAAGCCAGAAAATCTAGTTATTATGCTATAGCCAAACTACCTAATGCTTTCTTTATCCACAAGTAACTTTGCTTCAATTTCTTGATGCTGGGTTTCATCTCACTGACTTTGGGCTTCTAAGACACATGGGAATACTTATGTCGTCTTTGGGTCAAATCAAACAGTAGAGCTAAAGTTATTCAAATACATTCAAATGTATCCCTTACAAATTACTAGTATCACAGTAGGAAGAAAAagatacaagaagaaaaatacatccTAGAACTCATTaatattgttggtgtatagtcTATACTAGCATAGAGTAGCTTTCACAACCTGCTGCATAAAATTACCAGCAAGAAGAAAAAGGTGCAAGAGTAAGTTTTATGGCTGAAGTGGCTTGGTGTCGTAATTCCCTATTCTAGCATTCTCAGAAGGATCCCATCCATTGGACACGCAGAAACTGCAGGGACATTTGAATGGTCTTGattccttctgaaaaaaaaatgatgaaatggaTTAATCAGAATATTGTACCTCAGAGAAATGTAATAAACCCTCAACTAGAATGTTGTTTATTTGGGTAAGTGTTGGAACGGGGAACTCACACAAAAAGGGCATAGAAGccaaaagcaaaacattttagGAGACAAAAAAGAGGGAGGGTGGAAATATGGGTATCACAGAATGGCAGCTTGCGGGTCATTTTGTAATGGTAACAAGTGCAGATGGTCAATAAAACATTCTGGTCTCCGTTCTCTGAATGCCTTAAATGTAACTCATTCTGCTGCTAGACACGCTGCTGAAGCATTTGTCCTCTCACTATACTGTGCTACCGCGAAGATATCTGTGACAGCTCGTGAAAGTATAAACCTAACACCAAGAGTGACCCCTAGTGTAAACTATGAACTCTGGATGATAATCCTGTCAGGGTAAATTCATCGGCTGCCAAGTGTGCAATTTTGGTGTGTGACGTTGACAGTAGAGGCGGCATGTGTGGGGGAAGGGCATATATCGGAACTCTACACTttgctcaattttgctatgaacgtaaaactgctctgaaaaataaagaatatatttaaagaatatatatatatatatatatatatatatatatatatttttttttttttttttttgagacggagtctcgctctgtcgcccaggctggagtgcagtggcgcgatctcggctcactgcaagctccgcctcccgggttcacgccactctcctgcctcagcctcctgagtagctgggactacaggcgcccgccaccgcgcccggctaattttttgtatttttagtagagacggggtttcactgtgttagccaggatagtctcgatctcctgacctcgtgatccgcccgtctcggcctcccaaagtgctgggattacaggcttgagccaccgcgccggccaagaatatattttttaaaactacaaacatGAATTGACTTATCCAGGGCTCCTGGGGATTCAGAAAGTCCAAGCAAATTCCCTATTCCgacaaaaggaaacaaaccaGATAGATACCCATCCACATATatagccaaaaagaaaaagaaaaaaaattatacttaccCTAACTCCCTTAAGCCCAGTGTTTGTTAGTATTCTTTGATGCttcatgggaagaaaaaaatatgtttattgaaaCCTCTATCAAGAAAAAGATTACTAATATTACACATCAATATAAGGGAGAGAAACTAGGGAATTTGTttgttattgagacagggtctttctctgttgcccaggctggattgcagtggagtaatcatggctcactgcagcctcaacctcccagactcaagtgatccagctgtgTCAGCCCTCAGCCACCCGCCCCACAgcagctgggacttacaggcacgtaccactacacccagctaattaattttttgtagagatggttgattttattaattttttatattgcctaggctggtctggaactcctgagctcaagtgatactcccatctcagccttccaaggtgcctggattacagacatgaactggggagtcttttttttttgagaccgagtttcgctcttgttgcccaggctggaggacaatggcacaatctcggctcactgcaacctctgccctccagggttcaagtgattctcctgtctcagcctcccgagtagctgagattacaggtgcccgccaccaggcccggctaactttttatatttttagtagagacagggtttcaccatgttggccaggctggtctgagcTCCTGCCCTcagatgacccacctgcctcagcctcccaaagtgctgggattacaggcctcagccactgcactgggcctagAGCTAGGGAGTCTTAATTAGGTCTTAATTTATGAGTGTCACTTCCTGGAATCGGGCAGCCCCCGCCCACATCATATCAACATACCGTACGAACTCTGCCGAGTAACATGTATCTGAATCTTGCCATTCTTTCTCTCTGCACAGACAGCAATGTTCTTACTCCTCTCCTCCTGTAAATCAAGTCATCTCTGATTTCCCTGAGGACTGGTGCTCTTGCAGCAATTCCATCTATCACTCGATGGAGTGAATCTTCTGATAGAGGGGAAGGGGATTCGTTACTGGCGTTGATAGTCAAGTTACTAAGGTTCTTTATCAACATCTCGGAACAGATCTCAGAGGCCCCTGAAAGAGAAGGTTAAAAACCATTACATTAAGGGGATCTTCAACATTCACACTTCAACTAGGTCTGACCTTAAGCAGGGGAACAGACAGCTGTGTGGGAAATTTCTCAGAGTGGAAGGTTACAGTAAACAATGCACAACCTCTAGtcttttctcaaaaagaaaggcagcctggtgcggtggctcacacctgtaatcccagcactttgggaggccgaagcgggcagatcacctgagaccagcctgaccaacatggagaaacctcatctctcctaaaaatacaaaattagccaggcgtggtggtgcatgcctgtaatcccagctactggggaggctgaggcaggagaatcgcttgaacccagaaggtggaggttgcagttgacCCGattgtgcgccactgcactccagcctcggcaacaagagcaaaactccctctcaataAAACGGATATATGGACCAGCATTCTTTCTTCTGGACGCAGGGGACacagccaagatcaggccatagGGCGTCAGCGCGCCAGCGGCCCAGTTCCCAGACCTCCTGGCATCGGGGAGTTTCTGCCGCCACCACCCTAGACACCCAGCCCCGCCGTCAGGGTCATAAATAAGACTTCAAACCACGTGGAAGGCTTCTGTGGCCAGGCCCGCGCTTGGGTGCTGCTGTAAGAAAGGAGTTCCTCCACCGGAAGACCTGGACTATCAGGGAGCAGAATTACCGGAGCAGTTTCTAGGTAAGCCGCCCTCCGGTGTAGGTCCtgctactaatttacattacggAGCACGTttacagcctctgccttccatttCGCCGGTAAAGCTGCTGGTCTGTTTATTAACATTCCTGAAGGGTACATTTAGCTGGAAAGCCAGTCTCAAAAATATTGGCTTAGAGCCCGGCCtcggtggcgcacgcctgcagtcccagctgcgcAAGaggatggcctgaacccaggTGTTCGatagcagcctgggcaacatggaaagccccactgtcaaaaataaataaataaataaataataaaaataggccgCGGGcagcggctcaggcctgtaatcccagcactttgggaggccgcggcgggcggatcacgacgtcaagagatcgaggccaatctggctaacacagtgaaaccccgtctctactaaaaatgcaaaaaattagccgggcgtggtggcggcgcctgtagtcccagctactcaggaggctgaggcaggagaatggcgtgaacccggaaggcggagcttgcagtgag
This sequence is a window from Theropithecus gelada isolate Dixy chromosome 11, Tgel_1.0, whole genome shotgun sequence. Protein-coding genes within it:
- the DPPA3 gene encoding developmental pluripotency-associated protein 3 codes for the protein MDPSQQFSPTSIPESSQMLTQENSRDDTGASEICSEMLIKNLSNLTINASNESPSPLSEDSLHRVIDGIAARAPVLREIRDDLIYRRRGVRTLLSVQRERMARFRYMLLGRVRTHQRILTNTGLKGVRKESRPFKCPCSFCVSNGWDPSENARIGNYDTKPLQP